In Rhinolophus ferrumequinum isolate MPI-CBG mRhiFer1 chromosome 7, mRhiFer1_v1.p, whole genome shotgun sequence, the following proteins share a genomic window:
- the HAPLN1 gene encoding hyaluronan and proteoglycan link protein 1, whose protein sequence is MKSLLLLVLISICWADHPSDNYTLDHGRVIHIQAENGPHLLVEAEQAKVFSHRGGNVTLPCKFYRDPTAFGSGTHKIRIKWTKLTSDYLKEVDVFVSMGYHKKAYGGYQGRVFLKGGSDNDASLVITDLTLEDYGRYKCEVIEGLEDDTAVVALDLQGVVFPYFPRLGRYNLNFHEAQQACLDQDSVIASFDQLYDAWRGGLDWCNAGWLSDGSVQYPITKPREPCGGQNTVPGVRNYGFWDKDKSRYDVFCFTSNFNGRFYYLIHPTKLTYDEAVQACLNDGAQIAKVGQIFAAWKLLGYDRCDAGWLADGSVRYPISRPRRRCSPTEAAVRFVGFPDKKHKLYGVYCFRAYN, encoded by the exons caGAAAATGGCCCCCATCTACTGGTGGAAGCAGAACAAGCCAAGGTGTTCTCCCACAGAGGTGGCAATGTTACACTGCCGTGTAAATTTTATCGAGACCCTACAGCATTTGGCTCAGGAACCCACAAAATTCGAATTAAGTGGACCAAGCTAACTTCAGATTACCTCAAGGAAGTGGACGTTTTTGTTTCCATGGGATACCACAAGAAAGCCTATGGCGGCTACCAGGGTAGAGTGTTTCTGAAGGGAGGCAGTGATAATGATGCTTCTTTGGTGATCACAGACCTCACCCTGGAGGATTATGGGAGATATAAGTGTGAGGTGATTGAAGGATTAGAAGATGATACTGCTGTGGTAGCATTAGATTTACAAG GTGTGGTATTCCCTTACTTTCCACGACTGGGGCGCTACAATCTCAATTTCCATGAGGCACAGCAGGCTTGCCTGGACCAGGATTCTGTGATTGCCTCCTTCGACCAGCTGTATGATGCCTGGAGGGGAGGGCTGGACTGGTGCAACGCCGGCTGGCTCAGCGATGGCTCTGTGCAATACCCCATCACCAAGCCAAGAGAGCCCTGTGGAGGCCAGAACACAGTGCCTGGTGTCAGGAACTATGGGTTTTGggataaagataaaagcagataTGATGTGTTCTGTTTTACATCTAACTTCAATG GCCGTTTTTACTACCTGATTCACCCCACTAAGCTGACCTATGATGAAGCGGTGCAAGCTTGTCTCAATGATGGTGCTCAGATTGCAAAAGTGGGCCAGATATTCGCTGCTTGGAAACTTCTGGGATATGACCGCTGTGATGCGGGCTGGTTGGCGGATGGCAGTGTCCGCTACCCTATCTCTAGGCCAAGAAGGCGCTGCAGTCCCACTGAGGCTGCGGTGCGCTTCGTGGGTTTCCCAGATAAAAAGCATAAGCTGTACGGTGTCTACTGCTTCAGAGCATACAACTAA